The genomic window TGCCCTCCCTGTGGGACGCCCTGAAGTACAAGGGGAAGATCTGGGGCGTACCTCAGGATACCGAGGCCCGGCCGCTGTACTTCAACAAGGTCCTGCTGCGGCAGCTGGGCTGGACGGAGGCCCAGATCGCGGCCCTGCCCGACCGGCTGGCGAAGGGCGACTTCACCTGGGACGACGTCCTGGCCGCGGCGCGCGAAGCCGTCCAGAAGCGCGTGATCGAAGCGGGAAAGGGTTACTACCACCGGCCGGTCAACGGACCGGACTTCATCCAGTGGTACCGCTCCTTCGGCGGCCGCATCTTCGACGAGGCGACGGGCCGGCTGGTGATCACCAGGGCCGCCCTGTTGCGCTACTATACCTGGATCCGGACCGGCGTGGAGGCGGGGGTCATCGAGCGGGACCGGCTGAACAACGACTGGAACCGCTTCTTCCAGCCGGTCACCGACGGCAAAGTCCTGTTCTTCTCCGGCGGCACCTGGCAGTGGGCCGAGATGGCGCAGTTGTGGGTCCACAACAAGGGCGGCGAGGAGTGGTTGTTCGCCACCTTCGGCTACGGGCCGCACCCGACCCATGTGAAAGGCGGTAAGGCCATCACCATGTCCAACCCGCAGGCCTACTTCGTCTCGGCCAAATCGGCCAACAAAGACCTGGCTGTCCGGCTCCTGGCGTACACGACCACGCCGGACCTGGACGCCAAGCACGCCGTCGGCAGCGCCCACCTGCCCGTGCTGAAGACTACGGCCCGGATGATCAACAACAGGTTCCTCAAGGAGGTCAGCTACCTCCTCAACTACACGACCTTCGCCCCGGCCCATCCGGACCTCTCCAAGTGGCAGGATGCGATCTTCCGCGGGTTGTCCGCGGTAGAGTCCGGTCAGGTGCCGCCGGCCCAGGGGGTGGAGTTCGTGGTGAACGAGATGCAGCGCACGATCGGGAACCAGCTGCTCGTTGAATGAGGTCCGCAGGGGAAGGGCTGGAGCGTGCCCTTCCCCTGCGCTGCTTTGTCCGGGAAGAGGAGGAGCGGCCCAATGGCTCACGAGGCGGTGTGGGGCGAGCGCGCGTCTGGGCACGCTCGTCGTCTGACGAGCCGCTACCTGGCGCCGGCCCTCTTCCTCGCCCCGGCGACGGCGCTCATCGTGCTGTTCTTCCTGCTGCCCGTCCTCACCACCCTTGGCCTGTCGCTGACCGACATCTCCACGCTGACCTTCCGCCAGCCCCGGTGGGTGGGGGTCGCCAACTACCGCCAGCTGCTGGGCGATCCCTTCCTGGGCCGGATCATGGCCAACACGGCGCGTTACGTCCTGCTGACATTGCTCTTCAACGTGGGGATGGGGCTGGTGCTGGCGCTGCTCACCACCTCGGTGCGGGAGCGGTACGGCGGCCAGGTCCGTGCCCTGTGGCTGTTGCCGCGCATCCTCCCGCCGGTGGTCTACGTCTTCATCTGGCAGGGGCTGACACGGGAGGCGCCCTTCGGGCTGGTCAGCGACGTCCTGGGCGTGTCCAAGAACTGGATCACGGCCTCGCCCTGGACCGTGATCATCCTGGCCAACGGGCTCGTCGGGGCCTCCTTCGGCATGCTCATCTTCACCTCGGCCATCCGTGCCATCCCCCTCGACCTTTTCTACGCCGCCGCGGTGGACGGGGCCACCAGCGGGCAGACCGTCCGGCGCGTGGTGCTGCCGCTGCTCCGGTGGCCGATCCTGTTCGTCACGGCCTACCAGACGCTGTCACTGCTCACGTCCTTCGAATACATCCTCCTGCTCACCAACGGGGGACCCGGATTCTACACCACGACGGTGTGGGCCCTGCACGCCTACCAGCTGGCGCTGCAGAACTACTTTGGCAACGTCCAGTTTGGACTGGGCGCGGCCATGGCCGCCGTGCTCGTTGTGATCGGGCTCGTCGTGTCGCTGCTGTACCTGCGGGTCTTCAATTTCCGGGCTTTGGTGACCGAGCCCAAGGTCGAGGTCAACTGATGCCCCTG from Armatimonadota bacterium includes these protein-coding regions:
- a CDS encoding sugar ABC transporter permease; amino-acid sequence: MAHEAVWGERASGHARRLTSRYLAPALFLAPATALIVLFFLLPVLTTLGLSLTDISTLTFRQPRWVGVANYRQLLGDPFLGRIMANTARYVLLTLLFNVGMGLVLALLTTSVRERYGGQVRALWLLPRILPPVVYVFIWQGLTREAPFGLVSDVLGVSKNWITASPWTVIILANGLVGASFGMLIFTSAIRAIPLDLFYAAAVDGATSGQTVRRVVLPLLRWPILFVTAYQTLSLLTSFEYILLLTNGGPGFYTTTVWALHAYQLALQNYFGNVQFGLGAAMAAVLVVIGLVVSLLYLRVFNFRALVTEPKVEVN
- a CDS encoding extracellular solute-binding protein, with the translated sequence MRRTLVVLTGVLALLALLLPPAQAQRVVVIRAWTIGPDNPSVTRYNNLVTAAERLNSDLRREGAGVQVKVEGFFDTTNWDSYLRRVLLGFQSNEGPDIVQANASLNATWAEGGFIIPLDAYLPRHRQFADVVPSLWDALKYKGKIWGVPQDTEARPLYFNKVLLRQLGWTEAQIAALPDRLAKGDFTWDDVLAAAREAVQKRVIEAGKGYYHRPVNGPDFIQWYRSFGGRIFDEATGRLVITRAALLRYYTWIRTGVEAGVIERDRLNNDWNRFFQPVTDGKVLFFSGGTWQWAEMAQLWVHNKGGEEWLFATFGYGPHPTHVKGGKAITMSNPQAYFVSAKSANKDLAVRLLAYTTTPDLDAKHAVGSAHLPVLKTTARMINNRFLKEVSYLLNYTTFAPAHPDLSKWQDAIFRGLSAVESGQVPPAQGVEFVVNEMQRTIGNQLLVE